A single Methanolobus sp. ZRKC5 DNA region contains:
- a CDS encoding helix-turn-helix domain-containing protein encodes MDNERELRDLGLTKYEASAYSNLLKEGITGAQELSRKSNIPVGKIYEVLSNLNNMGLVEFQRSRPRKYRAVKPTIALNNLFTKKEEETKNELENFKLKVAELETRFSDIAQPDHTEIQFWSTLIGEEDIIKNLKNMLDETEKEILHVKPGRIAKMMMQKKCIDHNSLVPMIIDEFIKAVEKDVKIKTIIPQEFFMTGLKEKLDHIQDTMLRAMIKKNMEVRVLDCDYDFILIDEYITHIPIPDPAQPKKMFGELKVYDKEYAGKLKAKFEELWAKGQKIDLNL; translated from the coding sequence ATGGACAATGAAAGAGAACTAAGAGACCTGGGACTTACAAAATATGAAGCATCTGCTTATTCAAATCTACTAAAAGAAGGAATTACGGGCGCTCAGGAGCTATCACGCAAATCGAACATACCTGTCGGGAAAATATACGAAGTTCTTTCCAATCTTAATAATATGGGACTTGTAGAATTCCAGAGGTCAAGACCAAGGAAATACAGGGCAGTTAAACCAACAATAGCCCTCAACAACCTCTTCACCAAAAAGGAAGAAGAAACAAAAAACGAACTGGAAAATTTCAAATTAAAGGTTGCAGAGCTGGAAACCAGATTCTCAGATATTGCACAGCCGGACCACACAGAAATACAGTTCTGGTCTACCCTGATAGGTGAAGAGGACATCATCAAGAACCTAAAAAATATGCTCGATGAAACTGAAAAAGAAATATTGCATGTGAAACCTGGAAGGATTGCAAAGATGATGATGCAGAAAAAATGCATTGACCATAATTCGCTGGTCCCCATGATTATTGATGAATTCATAAAGGCAGTAGAAAAGGATGTGAAGATCAAAACGATCATACCTCAAGAGTTTTTTATGACAGGCCTTAAAGAAAAACTTGACCACATACAGGACACAATGCTTAGAGCCATGATAAAAAAGAACATGGAAGTAAGGGTTCTTGACTGCGACTACGATTTCATCCTCATTGACGAGTATATCACCCACATACCCATTCCTGATCCCGCTCAGCCAAAAAAGATGTTTGGAGAACTGAAAGTGTACGATAAGGAATATGCAGGCAAATTGAAAGCTAAATTTGAGGAATTGTGGGCCAAAGGACAGAAAATTGATTTGAATCTTTGA
- the clpB gene encoding ATP-dependent chaperone ClpB — translation MDLNSFTQKAQEAIQGSSTIAARYRNQQIDCEHMFLTLLEQSGGLVTTLLHNMEVPVDRLKQKVEAQLANLPQVSGPGGEQVYMTQTMRRVLDAAVQEAGKMKDEYVSVEHLLLAMIGEKDSQCGKILASEGVTRDRILDGIKQIRGDRKITSENPEDTMEPLKKYGIDFTELAAQGKLDPVIGRDQEIRHSIEILSRRRKNNPVLIGEAGVGKTAIVEGLAQRIAKRDVPDAMKEKRIIALDMGSLIAGAKFRGEFEERLKAVLKEVADSEGQIILFIDEIHTIVGAGATEGAMDAGNLLKPMLARGELHCIGATTIDEYRKYIEKDAALERRFLPVFVEEPTVEDTISILRGLKEKYEVHHGVRLKDSALVAASVMSSRYIADRFLPDKAIDLVDEAAAKKRTAIDSKPAELDEADRKIMQLEIEREALRKEKDAASKDRLGALEKELADIRAESDAMRARWNHEKEAISKLSALKQQIEETKIQYELAENENNLELASRLKYGTLAPLENEYKEEEKQLQEMQGEMLLNEEVGEEDIAEVVSQWTRIPVTRLMEGQREKLVHFEDNLHNRIIGQSEAVKAVADAVIRNYAGIKDPGRPIGSFIFLGPTGVGKTELVKALAVELFDNENNMVRIDMSEYMEKHTVARMIGAPPGYIGHDEGGQLTEAVRRRPYSVVLFDEIEKAHPDVFNVMLQILDDGRLTDSKGRTVNFKNTLIIMTSNIFAGDLTEVLRTSEDEKDVDYATLQMRAMTELGKYFRPEFLNRVDEIALFHALKPEELVKIVDIKVADLVERLRDKRISLEITDAAKAYLSKAGYSETFGARPLKRVIQNEVETRMAKLIVAGEIPEGSTVHVDSNGAELFFDVSSAE, via the coding sequence ATGGATCTTAACAGTTTCACACAGAAAGCCCAGGAAGCTATTCAGGGCTCAAGTACGATTGCTGCAAGGTACAGGAATCAGCAGATAGATTGTGAGCATATGTTCCTTACATTACTGGAGCAGAGTGGTGGACTTGTAACTACATTATTGCATAATATGGAAGTTCCGGTGGACCGCCTGAAACAGAAGGTTGAAGCTCAGCTCGCAAACCTTCCGCAGGTCTCAGGGCCGGGCGGTGAACAGGTCTACATGACACAGACAATGAGGCGTGTCCTGGATGCTGCCGTGCAGGAAGCCGGAAAGATGAAAGATGAGTATGTGAGCGTTGAGCATCTCCTTCTTGCAATGATTGGGGAAAAGGACAGCCAATGTGGCAAGATCCTTGCAAGTGAAGGTGTTACACGTGACAGAATTCTTGATGGAATCAAACAAATAAGGGGGGATAGAAAAATTACTTCAGAAAATCCGGAAGATACAATGGAGCCACTTAAGAAATACGGGATAGATTTCACAGAGCTTGCTGCTCAGGGAAAGCTTGACCCTGTTATTGGAAGGGATCAGGAAATAAGGCATTCCATAGAGATCCTTTCCAGGCGCAGAAAGAACAACCCTGTACTTATTGGTGAGGCTGGTGTTGGTAAGACTGCAATAGTCGAGGGACTTGCTCAGCGTATTGCCAAAAGGGATGTGCCCGATGCAATGAAGGAAAAGCGTATCATTGCTCTTGATATGGGCTCTCTTATTGCAGGTGCGAAGTTCCGTGGTGAATTTGAGGAAAGGCTAAAGGCAGTTCTCAAGGAAGTCGCTGACTCAGAAGGCCAGATAATTCTTTTCATAGATGAGATACACACCATTGTTGGTGCCGGTGCTACAGAAGGTGCCATGGATGCAGGAAACCTCTTGAAGCCAATGCTTGCACGTGGTGAATTGCACTGTATCGGTGCAACAACCATCGATGAGTACCGCAAGTACATCGAAAAGGATGCAGCGCTTGAGCGCAGGTTCCTCCCTGTGTTTGTAGAAGAGCCTACAGTAGAAGATACGATTTCCATACTGCGTGGTTTGAAGGAGAAGTATGAGGTTCACCATGGTGTTCGTCTGAAGGACTCAGCGCTTGTTGCTGCTTCTGTGATGAGCAGCCGTTATATTGCAGACAGGTTCCTTCCGGACAAGGCCATCGATCTTGTGGATGAGGCTGCTGCAAAGAAGAGAACCGCCATTGACAGCAAGCCAGCAGAACTTGATGAGGCTGACCGTAAGATTATGCAGCTTGAAATTGAGCGTGAGGCACTTAGAAAGGAGAAGGATGCAGCTTCAAAGGATCGTCTGGGCGCCCTTGAAAAAGAACTTGCCGACATCAGGGCAGAATCCGATGCCATGAGGGCCAGATGGAATCATGAGAAGGAAGCTATCTCAAAGCTTAGTGCCCTGAAGCAACAGATAGAGGAAACCAAGATTCAGTATGAACTTGCTGAAAATGAGAATAACCTTGAACTTGCATCCCGACTGAAGTACGGAACTCTTGCTCCACTGGAAAATGAATATAAAGAAGAAGAAAAGCAACTCCAGGAAATGCAGGGTGAGATGCTTCTTAATGAGGAGGTTGGTGAAGAGGATATTGCCGAGGTCGTCAGTCAGTGGACCCGCATACCTGTAACAAGGCTCATGGAGGGTCAGCGTGAAAAGCTCGTTCATTTCGAAGACAACCTCCACAACCGCATCATCGGTCAGAGTGAAGCCGTAAAGGCAGTAGCCGATGCAGTCATACGCAATTACGCAGGCATCAAGGACCCGGGACGTCCTATTGGAAGTTTCATATTCCTCGGTCCCACAGGTGTTGGTAAGACCGAACTTGTAAAAGCACTTGCAGTTGAGTTGTTCGATAATGAGAACAACATGGTACGTATTGATATGTCTGAATATATGGAAAAGCACACAGTTGCACGAATGATAGGCGCACCACCTGGTTATATTGGTCATGACGAGGGCGGTCAGCTCACAGAAGCAGTTCGTAGAAGGCCATACTCAGTTGTGCTCTTCGATGAAATAGAAAAGGCACATCCGGATGTGTTCAATGTCATGCTTCAGATACTTGATGACGGCAGACTCACAGATTCAAAAGGAAGAACCGTGAACTTCAAGAACACACTGATAATTATGACCTCAAACATCTTTGCAGGTGACCTCACTGAAGTGCTGAGGACCAGTGAAGACGAAAAGGACGTAGATTATGCAACTCTTCAGATGCGTGCAATGACTGAACTTGGAAAGTATTTCAGACCGGAGTTCCTTAATCGTGTTGATGAGATTGCTCTTTTCCATGCATTGAAGCCGGAAGAATTGGTAAAGATCGTTGACATCAAGGTTGCAGACCTCGTTGAAAGGCTAAGGGATAAGCGTATCAGTCTTGAAATAACAGATGCTGCAAAGGCCTATCTTTCAAAGGCAGGATACAGCGAAACATTCGGTGCCAGGCCACTTAAGAGGGTTATTCAGAACGAAGTTGAGACCCGGATGGCCAAGCTGATAGTTGCCGGTGAGATTCCTGAAGGTTCCACTGTGCATGTTGACAGCAATGGGGCAGAACTGTTTTTTGATGTCAGTTCAGCAGAATAA
- a CDS encoding winged helix-turn-helix transcriptional regulator, with the protein MPQQIVLINLEKPREKKLEEDIHWFCNSFGLSSGRDTENIATQIVHDLLQQISEREDRVSSDAIAENLDVNLSRVNHHIRNLINAGLVYRQKRALYIRGGSLKAAVQEMRKDSERMFQELEEMAEEIDEQMGLRNR; encoded by the coding sequence ATGCCTCAACAAATCGTGCTGATTAATCTGGAGAAACCCAGGGAGAAAAAACTTGAAGAAGACATCCATTGGTTCTGTAACAGTTTTGGACTATCATCCGGAAGAGATACTGAGAACATTGCAACACAGATAGTCCATGACCTGCTGCAACAGATTTCTGAAAGGGAAGACAGAGTGTCATCAGATGCCATCGCAGAGAATCTGGATGTTAATCTTTCAAGGGTTAACCACCATATAAGAAATCTTATCAATGCAGGCCTGGTCTACAGGCAAAAAAGAGCGCTCTATATTCGAGGAGGAAGCCTCAAAGCTGCCGTTCAGGAAATGAGAAAAGACTCAGAGCGCATGTTCCAGGAACTGGAAGAGATGGCAGAAGAAATCGATGAGCAAATGGGACTTCGGAACAGGTAA